One segment of Drosophila yakuba strain Tai18E2 unplaced genomic scaffold, Prin_Dyak_Tai18E2_2.1 Segkk57_quiver_pilon_scaf, whole genome shotgun sequence DNA contains the following:
- the LOC120322325 gene encoding uncharacterized protein LOC120322325 — protein sequence MGIPLEHFITITRKLLKLLKESVNAEEFGKYAEGTSHLLEATYPDKKMTPTVHKMLGHGKDLIEYQSLPIGELSEEAQEAKNKEYKKFRYSNPLKFQGRNQVRIYFVCWRHLLILFWLR from the exons ATGGGAATACCTCTAGAGCATTTTATCACCATCACAAGGAAGTTGCTGAAATTACTGAA AGAAAGCGTGAATGCTGAAGAATTCGGAAAATATGCTGAGGGGACATCACACCTGCTGGAGGCTACCTATCCCGATAAGAAGATGACGCCCACGGTTCACAAAATGCTTGGCCACGGAAAGGATCTAATCGAGTACCAAAGTTTGCCAATTGGTGAATTATCCGAGGAAGCCCAAGAAGCCAAGAACAAGGAATACAAGAAATTCAGGTACTCCAACCCATTAAAATTTCAAGGACGAAACCAAGTGCGGATCTATTTTGTATGTTGGCGGCATCTTCTAATCCTTTTCTGGCTTCGTTAA